One window of Centropristis striata isolate RG_2023a ecotype Rhode Island chromosome 21, C.striata_1.0, whole genome shotgun sequence genomic DNA carries:
- the LOC131959826 gene encoding uncharacterized protein LOC131959826, protein MLSNEELDASLSSSCSAASEDTIILNFTMCDPPEEAAAAQGSQPKRPCHIMAESTVVAGTVTCPPSCCSFNSCHLLPRVGRDQGRGLQVSQIHKSFTDKVNDVQNLNNKQDIQAAEELLYASPPQNAAADITSQMGGNPSDGPLRNVAAVVWNPAVFNGAEDIVVVNDSQAGQASTSRPEAGRSQGKKENIPPIRQPKTSRSQVKRSDKPAGRPSSASRPAAVPPPAKKSKTAGRRSDASRPIANRPQGKRKRDKRPGHSGQEPSGVGKKFFF, encoded by the exons ATGTTGAGCAATGAAGAACTTG ATGCTTCTCTGTCATCATCATGCTCAGCAGCATCTGAAGATACGATCATTCTGAACTTCACGATGTGTGACCCTCCTGAAGAAGCAGCCGCTGCCCAAGGAAGTCAACCTAAAAGGCCATGCCACATAATGGCTGAGTCAACTGTTGTG GCTGGGACAGTGACATGTCCGCCATCTTGCTGCTCCTTCAACTCTTGCCACCTTCTGCCCAGGGTAGGAAGAGACCAGGGAAGAGGTCTGCAAGTCAGCCAAATTCATAAAA GTTTTACCGACAAAGTGAATGATGTGCAAAACCTGAACAACAAGCAAGACATCCAGGCTGCGGAAGAGTTGTTGTATGCGTCACCCCCACAAAATGCAGCCGCTGACATCACCTCACAGATGGGTGGAAATCCTTCTGATGGTCCGTTGAGGAACGTTGCAGCTGTGGTCTGGAACCCTGCTGTCTTTAACGGGGCTGAAGACATCGTAGTGGTAAACGATTCACAGGCAGGACAGGCATCAACTAGTCGACCCGAGGCCGGACGTTCTCAGGGAAAGAAGGAGAACATACCGCCTATACGACAACCGAAGACTTCCAGGTCCCAGGTAAAGAGGTCGGATAAACCAGCCGGGCGCCCGTCCTCTGCTAGCCGACCCGCTGCAGTTCCTCCGCCGGCAAAGAAGAGCAAAACAGCCGGCCGGAGGTCAGATGCTTCCCGACCCATAGCGAACCGTCcacaaggaaaaagaaaaagagacaaacgaCCAGGACACTCGGGGCAAGAACCATCCGGAGTTGGTAagaagtttttcttttaa